One window from the genome of Lachancea thermotolerans CBS 6340 chromosome B complete sequence encodes:
- a CDS encoding KLTH0B04532p (conserved hypothetical protein): MDAAGRLCSLLSCPTRAAPAMKRSSPDDCVYVASKKCQMYTACSGTDAFRAMLRTARRASRPAAPAAFEQECYYCSSRAPTAVCGACHESVCTVCSAGGTATCLNCRVAC; this comes from the coding sequence ATGGATGCTGCTGGCCGGCTCTGTTCACTTCTTTCCTGCCCCACACGCGCAGCGCCCGCTATGAAGAGATCCTCGCCCGACGACTGCGTCTACGTTGCCTCCAAGAAGTGCCAGATGTACACGGCGTGCTCCGGCACGGACGCGTTCCGCGCGATGCTGCGGACCGCGCGGCGTGCATCGCGCcccgccgcgcccgcggcctTCGAGCAAGAGTGCTACTACTGCTCGTCCCGCGCGCCAACCGCAGTCTGCGGGGCCTGCCACGAGAGCGTGTGCACGGTGTGCAGCGCAGGCGGCACCGCGACGTGTCTGAACTGCCGCGTCGCGTGCTGA